Proteins co-encoded in one Musa acuminata AAA Group cultivar baxijiao unplaced genomic scaffold, Cavendish_Baxijiao_AAA HiC_scaffold_1077, whole genome shotgun sequence genomic window:
- the LOC135666254 gene encoding protein DETOXIFICATION 49-like, protein MSVCEDKERLSEPLVEGKWASPTEAPRLEPKARKDVTAAVVEARSILCLASPMALAGLLLYSRSLVSMIFLGRLGRLPLAGGALAIGFANITGYSVLSGLAMGMEPICGQAFGARRPALLGLALHRAVLLLLAASLPVSALWVSMRRLLLLCGQDDDIAAAAHAYVLASLPDLLVQSLLHPIRIYLRSQSITLPLTYCAAAAAVFHLPVNYVLVCVLRLGIRGVALASVCTNLNLLLLLLVYIYHSGVHERTGALNITAESFRGWRSLLNLAIPSCVSVCLEWWWYEIMVLLCGLLLDPKSTVASMGILIQTTSLIYIFPSSLGFGVSTRVGNELGANRPDRARRAATVGLACGAALGLLAFAFAVAVRNAWARMFTSDGAIVGLTAAVLPIVGMCELGNCPQTTGCGVLRGSARPRTGANINLGSFYGVGMPVAAALAFWGGLDFPGLWLGMLAAQATCVALMLLVIHRTDWQLQAQRAQRLTGGPLNTDATVVVVVVQDNDLDAIKQAAKLGAQQH, encoded by the coding sequence ATGTCAGTTTGCGAGGACAAGGAGAGACTGAGTGAGCCATTGGTCGAGGGGAAGTGGGCGAGTCCAACCGAGGCGCCACGGCTCGAGCCCAAGGCGAGAAAGGACGTGACCGCGGCCGTGGTGGAGGCAAGATCCATACTGTGCCTGGCCTCCCCCATGGCGCTCGCCGGCCTCCTCCTCTACTCGCGTTCCCTTGTCTCCATGATCTTCCTCGGCCGCCTCGGCCGTCTTCCACTTGCTGGCGGCGCGCTGGCCATCGGGTTTGCTAACATCACCGGATATTCCGTGCTCTCCGGACTCGCCATGGGCATGGAGCCCATCTGCGGCCAGGCCTTCGGCGCCCGCCGCCCTGCCCTCCTCGGCCTCGCCCTCCACCGCGCGGTCCTGCTCCTCCTCGCCGCTTCCCTCCCCGTATCCGCCCTCTGGGTCTCCatgcgccgcctcctcctcctctgcggcCAGGACGACgacatcgccgccgccgcccatGCCTACGTCCTCGCCTCCCTCCCCGACCTCCTCGTCCAGTCCTTGTTGCATCCCATCCGCATCTACCTCCGCTCCCAGTCCATCACCCTCCCTCTCACTTActgcgctgccgccgccgccgtcttCCACCTCCCCGTCAACTACGTCCTCGTCTGCGTCCTCCGCCTCGGCATCCGGGGCGTCGCGCTGGCCTCCGTGTGCACCAACctcaacctcctcctcctcctcctcgtctacaTCTACCACTCCGGCGTGCATGAGCGCACGGGGGCGCTCAACATCACGGCGGAGAGCTTCAGGGGCTGGCGGTCGCTGCTCAACCTCGCGATACCCAGCTGCGTTTCGGTGTGCCTCGAGTGGTGGTGGTACGAGATCATGGTCCTGCTCTGCGGCCTCCTCCTCGATCCCAAGTCCACCGTCGCGTCCATGGGAATCCTAATCCAGACCACCTCGTTGATCTACATTTTCCCCTCCTCCCTCGGCTTCGGCGTGTCGACGCGCGTCGGCAACGAGCTGGGCGCGAACCGCCCCGACCGCGCCCGTCGCGCGGCCACGGTGGGCCTGGCCTGCGGCGCCGCGCTGGGGCTCCTCGCCTTCGCGTTCGCGGTGGCGGTCAGGAACGCGTGGGCGCGCATGTTCACGTCCGACGGCGCCATCGTGGGGCTGACCGCCGCCGTGCTCCCCATCGTCGGCATGTGCGAGCTGGGCAACTGCCCGCAGACGACGGGATGCGGCGTGCTGCGGGGAAGCGCCCGCCCCCGCACCGGGGCCAACATTAACCTCGGCTCCTTCTACGGCGTGGGGATGCCGGTTGCCGCGGCGCTGGCCTTCTGGGGCGGCCTGGACTTCCCCGGGCTGTGGCTCGGCATGCTCGCGGCGCAGGCCACGTGCGTCGCGCTAATGCTGCTGGTCATCCACCGCACCGACTGGCAGCTGCAGGCCCAGCGGGCGCAGCGTCTCACCGGCGGCCCTCTGAACACCGACGCcacagtcgtcgtcgtcgtcgtccaagACAACGATCTCGACGCAATCAAGCAAGCCGCAAAGCTCGGAGCCCAACAACACTGA